In the Danio rerio strain Tuebingen ecotype United States chromosome 8, GRCz12tu, whole genome shotgun sequence genome, one interval contains:
- the LOC100002381 gene encoding uncharacterized protein isoform X1, with protein sequence MGQRNCRCKKANNDFERVHVYHHDAPPQLTNLVEAHKHPVGVSEDSASEGKNKKRKEANRKKKRRFKLWRWFSCLRAAEKNSTLQVEGEAQDTGTTAAPPEVQPSSSSGDGSLQQVIHTVDLNLQEPSASDPEVYPTVKKHLTVQPDVLRSPVLSSNTAQPSFDWNFDISQTPLLSPDYCDEAESLAHTLSDWSIDSGLALARTTSRWSNDFTKTSAHTMSDWSIDKIKTPTRTTSDWSTDATRTPVHKVSVWSTDVTQPPFHSSTSDCNNATEIPVPDASEGSANFPQTSQHTTSDWSINGGQAPVCTQASVSKQIENNGKMTSQVINSCHYLIDDMLGEGSFGTVYKGRRLHDDLKVAVKFVTKTEDVEYICISGHSEPFPLEVALLILAHGVSSVPEIIQLLDWQDHEDHYIMVLEYPSPCEDLYAFTESYGGSISEGLARVVMQQATQAAYMCCRNGVLHRDIKLENLLINKETHKVKLIDFGCGDLLKKLPYDTFAGTLEYCPPEFEETGEYNGKPATVWSLGILLFVLVCEDFPNPQELHMINENNFSKAGLSDECCQLISCCLQQKPEQRIQLKEILLHKWFKDTNLEN encoded by the exons ATGGGTCAACGTAATTGTCGTTGCAAAAAGGCGAACAATGATTTTGAGCGTGTGCACGTTTACCATCACGATGCACCGCCACAGCTCACCAATTTGGTGGAAGCTCATAAACATCCTGTTGGCGTAAGTGAAGATAGTGCGAgtgaggggaaaaataaaaagagaaaggaGGCCAACCGTAAAAAGAAAAGAAGGTTCAAGTTGTGGCGGTGGTTCTCCTGTCTGAGAGCTGCTGAAAAAAATAGTACACTTCAGGTTGAAGGAGAGGCTCAGGACACTGGGACAACTGCAGCACCACCTGAAGTACAACCTTCCTCCTCTTCAGGTGACGGATCTCTACAGCAGGTCATTCATACTGTAGACCTCAATCTTCAGGAACCTTCAGCCAGTGACCCTGAAGTCTATCCAACAGTAAAGAAACATCTTACTGTTCAACCTGATGTCCTCCGTTCTCCAGTTCTGAGCAGCAATACTGCTCAGCCTTCATTCGACTGGAACTTTGACATCAGCCAGACTCCATTGCTTAGTCCTGACTATTGTGATGAAGCCGAAAGCTTAGCTCACACCTTATCTGACTGGAGCATTGATTCTGGCCTGGCTCTAGCACGCACCACATCAAGGTGGAGCAATGATTTCACTAAGACTTCAGCACACACCATGTCAGATTGGAGCATTGATAAGATCAAAACTCCAACACGCACCACATCAGATTGGAGTACTGACGCTACCCGGACTCCGGTACACAAAGTGTCAGTCTGGAGTACTGATGTCACCCAGCCTCCATTTCACTCATCCACTTCTGATTGTAACAATGCCACTGAGATTCCAGTCCCCGATGCTTCCGAGGGGAGTGCCAATTTCCCTCAGACTTCACAGCACACAACGTCAGACTGGAGCATCAATGGTGGTCAAGCTCCAGTCTGCACACAGGCCTCTGTTTCAAAACAAATAGAGAATAATGGAAAGATGACAAGTCAGG tCATCAATTCTTGCCACTATCTGATCGATGACATGCTGGGTGAAGGATCCTTTGGAACTGTGTACAAGGGGCGACGTCTACACGAtgacttaaag GTGGCAGTGAAATTTGTCACAAAGACGGAAGATGTGGAATACATATGTATC TCGGGTCATTCAGAGCCCTTTCCTCTTGAAGTTGCACTTCTCATCCTCGCCCATGGAGTATCCAGCGTTCCAGAAATAATCCAGCTTCTGGACTGGCAGGACCACGAGGACCATTATATAATGGTGTTGGAATACCCTTCACCCTGTGAGGACCTATATGCTTTCACAGAAAGCTATGGAGGATCCATAAGTGAAGGTTTAGCGCGTGTTGTTATGCAGCAGGCAACTCAAGCTGCATACATGTGCTGCCGCAATGGTGTTCTACATCGCGATATCAAACTTGAAAATCTACTAATCAACAAGGAGACACATAAAGTCAAATTAATAGACTTTGGGTGTGGAGACCTTCTCAAGAAATTACCCTACGATACATTTGCCG GCACCCTTGAGTACTGCCCCCCAGAGTTTGAGGAAACGGGTGAATACAATGGGAAGCCGGCAACAGTCTGGTCCCTTGGCATCCTCTTGTTCGTATTGGTGTGTGAGGACTTTCCCAACCCTCAAGAACTGCACATGATCAATGAGAACAACTTCTCCAAAGCTGGCTTGTCCGATG AATGCTGTCAGTTGATTAGTTGCTGTCTCCAGCAAAAGCCAGAGCAGCGGATTCAATTAAAAGAGATTCTTCTCCACAAATGGTTCAAG gacaCCAACCTGGAGAACTGA
- the LOC567909 gene encoding LON peptidase N-terminal domain and RING finger protein 1 isoform X1, with protein MSLRRLDQDYALEERGRFFIPSETEGDWDVDEHVDHRQLVLLKAEALASENRLKEAVDMFAMALRYGPVRPEQLSSLVGCVLRNFKKKSEESPARSEPNWTQDCELDCPGCHCFIAEPVTVTCGHTYCRRCLQHSTFSQCKVCNEDIRRRPGEPRLNVILCGLLDKWFPEDVKRTKYLGEAESLLKSKQYDKAIALTSRLLDYGSSNMWVQICHAEAHRGLKHHRQALEIWESCLTVSPFPEGYFQKAKILQEMGHVDESLQVFLQCLALDENFHQAKREVELDNIEISF; from the exons ATGTCGTTGCGGAGACTAGACCAAGACTACGCTTTGGAGGAGAGAGGACGGTTTTTTATACCATCCGAAACTGAAGGCGACTGGGACGTGGACGAGCATGTCGATCACCGTCAACTTGTTTTGCTCAAAGCTGAAGCTTTAGCGTCGGAAAACCGTCTCAAAGAGGCTGTCGATATGTTCGCCATGGCTCTCAGATACGGTCCTGTCAGGCCGGAGCAGCTGAGCAGTTTGGTCGGATGCGTCCTGCGCAACTTCAAGAAGAAATCAGAGGAGTCGCCAGCGAGAAGTGAGCCGAACTGGACACAGGACTGTGAATTAGACTGCCCTGGTTGCCACTGTTTCATAGCCGAGCCCGTGACGGTGACCTGTGGACACACGTATTGTAGGAGATGTTTACAGCATAGCACTTTTTCTCAATGCAAAGTGTGCAACGAGGACATTAGGAGGAGGCCAGGTGAACCCCGGCTGAATGTGATATTGTGTGGACTTTTAGACAAGTGGTTTCCAGAAGACGTCAAAAGAACTAAATATTTAGGGGAAGCTGAAAGCCTGTTGAAGAGTAAACAGTACGACAAGGCGATTGCACTAACGAGTCGGTTATTAGACTATG GCTCCAGTAATATGTGGGTGCAGATCTGCCATGCTGAGGCTCACAGAGGACTGAAGCATCACCGTCAGGCTTTGGAAATCTGGGAGTCATGCCTGACAGTTTCCCCATTCCCAGAG GGTTATTTCCAGAAAGCAAAAATTCTCCAAGAAATGGGTCATGTAGATGAATCCCTGCAAGTCTTCCTTCAGTGTTTGGCATTGGACGAAAACTTCCACCAGGCCAAACGAGAGGTGGAACTG
- the LOC100002381 gene encoding serine/threonine-protein kinase pim-2 isoform X2, translated as MSDWSIDKIKTPTRTTSDWSTDATRTPVHKVSVWSTDVTQPPFHSSTSDCNNATEIPVPDASEGSANFPQTSQHTTSDWSINGGQAPVCTQASVSKQIENNGKMTSQVINSCHYLIDDMLGEGSFGTVYKGRRLHDDLKVAVKFVTKTEDVEYICISGHSEPFPLEVALLILAHGVSSVPEIIQLLDWQDHEDHYIMVLEYPSPCEDLYAFTESYGGSISEGLARVVMQQATQAAYMCCRNGVLHRDIKLENLLINKETHKVKLIDFGCGDLLKKLPYDTFAGTLEYCPPEFEETGEYNGKPATVWSLGILLFVLVCEDFPNPQELHMINENNFSKAGLSDECCQLISCCLQQKPEQRIQLKEILLHKWFKDTNLEN; from the exons ATGTCAGATTGGAGCATTGATAAGATCAAAACTCCAACACGCACCACATCAGATTGGAGTACTGACGCTACCCGGACTCCGGTACACAAAGTGTCAGTCTGGAGTACTGATGTCACCCAGCCTCCATTTCACTCATCCACTTCTGATTGTAACAATGCCACTGAGATTCCAGTCCCCGATGCTTCCGAGGGGAGTGCCAATTTCCCTCAGACTTCACAGCACACAACGTCAGACTGGAGCATCAATGGTGGTCAAGCTCCAGTCTGCACACAGGCCTCTGTTTCAAAACAAATAGAGAATAATGGAAAGATGACAAGTCAGG tCATCAATTCTTGCCACTATCTGATCGATGACATGCTGGGTGAAGGATCCTTTGGAACTGTGTACAAGGGGCGACGTCTACACGAtgacttaaag GTGGCAGTGAAATTTGTCACAAAGACGGAAGATGTGGAATACATATGTATC TCGGGTCATTCAGAGCCCTTTCCTCTTGAAGTTGCACTTCTCATCCTCGCCCATGGAGTATCCAGCGTTCCAGAAATAATCCAGCTTCTGGACTGGCAGGACCACGAGGACCATTATATAATGGTGTTGGAATACCCTTCACCCTGTGAGGACCTATATGCTTTCACAGAAAGCTATGGAGGATCCATAAGTGAAGGTTTAGCGCGTGTTGTTATGCAGCAGGCAACTCAAGCTGCATACATGTGCTGCCGCAATGGTGTTCTACATCGCGATATCAAACTTGAAAATCTACTAATCAACAAGGAGACACATAAAGTCAAATTAATAGACTTTGGGTGTGGAGACCTTCTCAAGAAATTACCCTACGATACATTTGCCG GCACCCTTGAGTACTGCCCCCCAGAGTTTGAGGAAACGGGTGAATACAATGGGAAGCCGGCAACAGTCTGGTCCCTTGGCATCCTCTTGTTCGTATTGGTGTGTGAGGACTTTCCCAACCCTCAAGAACTGCACATGATCAATGAGAACAACTTCTCCAAAGCTGGCTTGTCCGATG AATGCTGTCAGTTGATTAGTTGCTGTCTCCAGCAAAAGCCAGAGCAGCGGATTCAATTAAAAGAGATTCTTCTCCACAAATGGTTCAAG gacaCCAACCTGGAGAACTGA
- the LOC567909 gene encoding LON peptidase N-terminal domain and RING finger protein 1 isoform X2 codes for MSLRRLDQDYALEERGRFFIPSETEGDWDVDEHVDHRQLVLLKAEALASENRLKEAVDMFAMALRYGPVRPEQLSSLVGCVLRNFKKKSEESPARSEPNWTQDCELDCPGCHCFIAEPVTVTCGHTYCRRCLQHSTFSQCKVCNEDIRRRPGEPRLNVILCGLLDKWFPEDVKRTKYLGEAESLLKSKQYDKAIALTSRLLDYGSSNMWVQICHAEAHRGLKHHRQALEIWESCLTVSPFPEGYFQKAKILQEMGHVDESLQVFLQCLALDENFHQAKREVELLL; via the exons ATGTCGTTGCGGAGACTAGACCAAGACTACGCTTTGGAGGAGAGAGGACGGTTTTTTATACCATCCGAAACTGAAGGCGACTGGGACGTGGACGAGCATGTCGATCACCGTCAACTTGTTTTGCTCAAAGCTGAAGCTTTAGCGTCGGAAAACCGTCTCAAAGAGGCTGTCGATATGTTCGCCATGGCTCTCAGATACGGTCCTGTCAGGCCGGAGCAGCTGAGCAGTTTGGTCGGATGCGTCCTGCGCAACTTCAAGAAGAAATCAGAGGAGTCGCCAGCGAGAAGTGAGCCGAACTGGACACAGGACTGTGAATTAGACTGCCCTGGTTGCCACTGTTTCATAGCCGAGCCCGTGACGGTGACCTGTGGACACACGTATTGTAGGAGATGTTTACAGCATAGCACTTTTTCTCAATGCAAAGTGTGCAACGAGGACATTAGGAGGAGGCCAGGTGAACCCCGGCTGAATGTGATATTGTGTGGACTTTTAGACAAGTGGTTTCCAGAAGACGTCAAAAGAACTAAATATTTAGGGGAAGCTGAAAGCCTGTTGAAGAGTAAACAGTACGACAAGGCGATTGCACTAACGAGTCGGTTATTAGACTATG GCTCCAGTAATATGTGGGTGCAGATCTGCCATGCTGAGGCTCACAGAGGACTGAAGCATCACCGTCAGGCTTTGGAAATCTGGGAGTCATGCCTGACAGTTTCCCCATTCCCAGAG GGTTATTTCCAGAAAGCAAAAATTCTCCAAGAAATGGGTCATGTAGATGAATCCCTGCAAGTCTTCCTTCAGTGTTTGGCATTGGACGAAAACTTCCACCAGGCCAAACGAGAGGTGGAACTG